AGAGGGAAGAATATTTTGTCATGGATCCAATTAATTTGAAAATTATTGGAAACAACAACCGTATTAATTTTGATTTTATAACAGGTACTTTTTTAGCAGTGCCTCCTGGAAAAATCGTAGGAATAGGGGACAAACCAACAGTAGAAAATCCAAATCCATTTTTAGAAGAATCAGAAGGATGGTAAAATGAAAAAAATTGTTAGATTAATAATTTTCTTGGTTTTAATTTATACATTAATTCCAAATGGTAATGCTGCAGAAAATGATTATGGCAAAGTAATTGCATGGTGTAATGATGAACCTGCTACTGTAAATGATTTAAAAATTAAAATAGGTGAACCTATTACAATAAAAGTTCAAGTTACTTCTAAGATTTACGGTTTTATAGGTATTGAATTAAATGAACCTGGAGTTACAAGATCATATGATATTATTTCTGGTCCTAGTGATTTCGATAAAGGGATATATGAATATGATGTGGAATCTGGTTGGAAAAATGAATATATTTGGATAATAGCTCCCAACGGTGAATGGACTGATGGAAATGCTCCGATAAATCTATATGTGCAGTTCAATCAGGATATCGATGAGGTAGAACGCGTGCAATTCACCATCGTCAACCCCATCATCTTGGATGAACACTACTCAGGCCCCGCCCCCACCCGCACTACCACCGACCCCTCATCCTCTGACCAACCCCCATCCCAGGGGTCGCCAGGGTTCGGGGTGGCGTGTGCACTGCTGTGGATTGCGCTTGTGCTGATGGCGAGACGTAGCTGAATCAATAGTGATTCCGGGTGCCCTGCCGGTGGCTGCGGCAGGGAACATTCGGCAGGCGATGTGCAGTAAGCTAATAAGAAAGGTGCCGGCCTGCTGAAGAATGCACTATGTTTTCCTATTGAGCTGACAATGAGGGCAGAGCATGTGCGAGACAATGGGTCGAAGTATGGTGTGGATGATATTGCCTACCGGGAGGAGAATGTGAGGCTGGGTGTGCAGAATGTTTGCTTCTTTGGGTCACTTGTGTGCCTGTACTGCCGCTGCTGACAGTACACTCCACTCTCACCCACTGCTGCAACATTTGCTAGAAAACGTACATGAAATTCTTCGAATAACATGCACAAAAAATGAAAGTACCAAGGGTACTTTCATGCTAAATATGAGGTAGCACTTTCTAGCAATACCGATTATGATATATTCGAACATAGACAGGGTTACAAGAAAATCCTCACATCAGTAGTATTTACTTGAGCACATAATCTTATAGGTTATAACCTATCTTCGTCAGTTTAATGGTTTAATTAACCGTTTCATTTGCTTAAAAAACTACTCGTGGGTCTTAATGCTAGCGTTTTTCCCAAATGTAGAGTGTGAAAATTTATTTATTTCTAGGAACAGATCCTCTGCACAAAATATTTATATATACTCCTTCATATTATTATGTACTTCAGAGCATTAGAAAAAAAACCAATAACAAGTGATTGAATAGATCAAAATGTAGAACAGACTCAAAAAATATAGTATTTTGCTGCTATCGATTTTATTTTAAACTGGCGAAGATTGGTTATATACTAATGTAAAGTTAAATAATACTAATAACAGCCAATCCTGACCCCAATAAGGAGATGAAAAAATAAAATCAGTAATACTTGCTGGCGGCTCCGGCACCCGTCTGTGGCCTTTAAGCAGGGAACTTTACCCAAAACAATTCTTAAAATTCTCAGGCACTTCATTATTCCAGGATACCATGCGCAGGTGCCTTAAAATATCTGATGTCTCTGAAATATTTGTTGTCACCAGTGAAAAACAAAAGTTCTTTGTGTACGGGCAGATCGAAGAACTTGAACTTGATCTTCTAAAAGAAAACATCCTTCTGGAACCCGAAGGAAAAAATACACTCCCAGCCATCAGTTTTGGAATGCGTGAGATTGAAAAGATACATGGCAGTTCCACTGTCGGCGTATTCTCTTCAGACCATATCCTGGATGTCGATGCCATGGAGACCATAGCAGGTGCAAAAAAGCTGACAGACCACCATCTTGTCACATTCGGAATTGTACCTGAATCCCCACATACCGGTTATGGCTATATTAAACCCGGGCGTGCACTTGATGCGGGATATGAGGTCTCAGAGTTTAAGGAGAAACCGGGTTTGGATGATGCAAGGCGGTATGTCGGGAACGGCTATCTATGGAACAGCGGCATGTTCTTATTTGGCACTGAACTGTTCATATCACAACTTCAACTACATGCGCCGCAATTGTGGGATGAGTTCTTTAATTCGGACCGGGACATTAAAGATGTCTACCATAAAATCCCGGCAATATCAGTAGATTACGGTCTGATGGAAAAATCTAATCATGTTGCTGTTGTCAGGCTGGATAATAAGTGGGGGGATCTTGGGAACTTCAATGCTATGTATGCTGAGTTTGATAAGGATGAACTGGGCAATGTGGTTTATAATTGTGTTGACGCATCCATCGATTCAAAGAGGAATCTTATTTTTTCATCAAAGAACAAGGCCGTCTCACTGGTTGATGTCGATGATATGGTTGTAGTGGATACCAGGGATGCCTTGCTGGTATGCCCTAGGAGCAGCAGCCAGAAGGTTAAGGATGTGGTGTTTTGCCTGAAAGAGCAGGGTGATGAGCGGGCAGATATTCACCAGACAGTGTACAGGCCGTGGGGTACTTATACTGTGCTTGAGAGTTCAGAGAAGCATAAGATCAAGAATATCAGGGTGATGCCGGGTAAGAGGTTGAGTCTGCAGCTTCATAAACACAGGAGTGAGCACTGGGTGGTTGTGAAGGGCAGGGCGTGTGTTGAGGTTGATGGGGAGCAGATGTGTCTGGGTGGGGGGGAGAGTACTTATATTAGTGCTGGTGTAAAGCATAGGTTGTTTAATCCGGGAGAGAGGGTACTGGAGATCATTGAGGTGCAGTTGGGTGAGTATGTGGGTGAGGATGATATTGAGAGGTTCGATGATGAGTATGGACGAGTTTGATTGGATTGAAACAAATTACACAAATTTTACTAGACTGTTTGGAATGATTTATCATCCTAAACTTTGGACATTACTATCATGAAAGGATTGATACCCGCCGCTGGAAGCGGCACGCGTCTTGGCCCGTTTACCCATGCAATGCCAAAAGAATTACTTCCTGTGGGTGATAAAGCAGTGATTGAACATGTGGTAGAAGCGTTTGTGACCGCTGGAATCAAAGATATCACAATTGTTGTGAGCCCTAAAAAACACGGGCTTTCCGATTATTTTGGTTCTGGGAAGCGGTTTGGTGTGAAACTGACCTATGTGGTCCAGGATGAGCGGCTGGGGCTTGCGGATGCTGTCGCTGCAGGGGAGCATGTAATCAATGGGTCTTCTTTTGCTGTAGTGCTTGGGGATAATTTCTTCTCACCAGATACGGTGCTGCGTGATCTTAAGGAGTTCCATGAGGCAAACAATGTGGAAGCTACGATTGGCGTTGTGGAAGTGACCGATGTTACACGTCACGGGATTATCAAGCCTGATGGGATCTATGTAGTTGACCTTGTAGAAAAACCGGAACCTTCGGATGCACCGAGTAATCTGGGGATTGCTGGTATGTATATCTTCGAAT
The genomic region above belongs to ANME-2 cluster archaeon and contains:
- a CDS encoding sarcinarray family MAST domain-containing protein, whose amino-acid sequence is MKKIVRLIIFLVLIYTLIPNGNAAENDYGKVIAWCNDEPATVNDLKIKIGEPITIKVQVTSKIYGFIGIELNEPGVTRSYDIISGPSDFDKGIYEYDVESGWKNEYIWIIAPNGEWTDGNAPINLYVQFNQDIDEVERVQFTIVNPIILDEHYSGPAPTRTTTDPSSSDQPPSQGSPGFGVACALLWIALVLMARRS
- a CDS encoding mannose-1-phosphate guanylyltransferase/mannose-6-phosphate isomerase is translated as MKSVILAGGSGTRLWPLSRELYPKQFLKFSGTSLFQDTMRRCLKISDVSEIFVVTSEKQKFFVYGQIEELELDLLKENILLEPEGKNTLPAISFGMREIEKIHGSSTVGVFSSDHILDVDAMETIAGAKKLTDHHLVTFGIVPESPHTGYGYIKPGRALDAGYEVSEFKEKPGLDDARRYVGNGYLWNSGMFLFGTELFISQLQLHAPQLWDEFFNSDRDIKDVYHKIPAISVDYGLMEKSNHVAVVRLDNKWGDLGNFNAMYAEFDKDELGNVVYNCVDASIDSKRNLIFSSKNKAVSLVDVDDMVVVDTRDALLVCPRSSSQKVKDVVFCLKEQGDERADIHQTVYRPWGTYTVLESSEKHKIKNIRVMPGKRLSLQLHKHRSEHWVVVKGRACVEVDGEQMCLGGGESTYISAGVKHRLFNPGERVLEIIEVQLGEYVGEDDIERFDDEYGRV
- a CDS encoding NTP transferase domain-containing protein is translated as MKGLIPAAGSGTRLGPFTHAMPKELLPVGDKAVIEHVVEAFVTAGIKDITIVVSPKKHGLSDYFGSGKRFGVKLTYVVQDERLGLADAVAAGEHVINGSSFAVVLGDNFFSPDTVLRDLKEFHEANNVEATIGVVEVTDVTRHGIIKPDGIYVVDLVEKPEPSDAPSNLGIAGMYIFESGIFEAIHDTKPGFKGEYQITDSIKLLVDKGAKVVYKRISGIHIDVGTPEDLMRANEFFLRETKQSNNK